The window TTGAAAGTCTTGATTTACACTTGATAGATGCACCAGTGACAAACTTTTTAAATGATTGTAATGTCATTATTTGCCCAGCCTCTTCTTGCTGGTCTTTTTGAGCACGCTTGTCCTCTACATCAAAACTTTTGATATAATTATTGGAATATTTTAAGTTTCAGCTCTTTTGTTACAATAAAAATGAACAATAAGAGTTTAATTATGTAGATTTTTAAATTTCATCAATAATGAAAAAAATTCACGTTCCTAATCAATTTACAGATGTATTAATTGTGCGTTCTAGTTGTCCTTGGAACTCGGAATTTCCGAGCAGGAAATGACGTAAGGTGCCTGTTTTACGTTCCAGCTTCCAACTCGAAATGAGCAAAATATAAACTTCCTGGCAGCGTCTTCCAGAGTTGGCTAAATGTCAGTTCTAGGCCTATCTTAATGTAAAATATATTGAGCTACGCAAAATGATGCATGAAATCATTTAAGAACACTATTTTCACTGTTTGTGTCAAATCTAATTAATTTGCATAAATGCGCAGTTATACTTGACATTTGGCACCTGTTCAACTTAATGTGTTGCAGTAGAAAATCTAAACAGCTTTGAACCGTGTATGCTCTAGTGTTTAATTCTTAATTTGATCAGTTTTCAAATTGAAAATGTTTAGGCAGTTCCTCCTCCGTCACCAACAGTGGTTATTTTATCAATGGAAAATTAGGATGCACTCAGAAATCGAGAGTTGGGTGGCCCTGAAAAGGGCCTTTGGTGTTTATATTTCTTATAAAGTTTTAACCTCCGAATCCGTACAGGGTACGTCCCTGCCTCTTCAGAGCATAAACCACATCCATGGCGGTCACGGTCTTCCTCTTGGCATGCTCGGTGTAGGTGACTGCGTCACGGATAACGTTCTCCAGGAACACCTTGAGCACTCCGCGAGTCTCCTCGTAGATCAGACCGGAGATACGCTTGACTCCACCACGGCGAGCCAGACGGCGGATAGCGGGCTTGGTAATACCCTGGATGTTATCACGGAGAACCTTTCGGTGACGCTTTGCGCCTCCTTTTCCGAGTCCTTTACCTCCCTTGCCTCTTCCAGACATTTTGATTATAGATCAATTCAGTTGGAATGGTGGTGGGACTGAGGCACAAGGTGTTTTATTTCACACTAAAGGACGTGTTAGAGAACAAGACAAGCTGCAGATTTCTACTGGGGCGCCATCAAGTGGTCTAACTGGGATTCGTGTACAAAATCTTAATGGTGTAACTCACCATGCCTCACTGTTTCCTTCTGAgaaattttaaaaataataaagttCACATCCCTGCAAACACAGTCCGGGTCTGGGATGCTCTATCACAAATTCAGTCTCACCTCTGCTGTTCTCCTGAACCAAAGTACTTGTTGTCAAGGCTTCCTCTGGCATGATAAAAGTGAAAGGGTATGCAAAAACAAAAGTAGCTCGGAGTAAGATTGTACCTATAGGGTTGAAAATGAAGTTTAAATTCTAGGTTTGCCTACATTTCTTCAGTCTCTTTATAGTATTGTAGTATTTGATTCTCCATCCCCAATTTATCTGGGTAATGTTTAATGTTTTTGATTTGATTATGTATTTTTAAGCAGCACTTT is drawn from Nothobranchius furzeri strain GRZ-AD chromosome 4, NfurGRZ-RIMD1, whole genome shotgun sequence and contains these coding sequences:
- the LOC107391829 gene encoding histone H4 is translated as MSGRGKGGKGLGKGGAKRHRKVLRDNIQGITKPAIRRLARRGGVKRISGLIYEETRGVLKVFLENVIRDAVTYTEHAKRKTVTAMDVVYALKRQGRTLYGFGG